The nucleotide sequence TTGGATCCTAGTTGGAAGCGTGTATTAGAGGAAGTTTCCAAGGAAATTCCCCCCACGTACTTTGATAAGTTCATATATACGTTACAATTAGAGAGTTTAACGGACGATCGTTGCATCCTTATAGCCCCTTCTTCCAATATAAAGACACATGTGGAAAAGAAATACCAGAATCATATAGAAGAAGCGATCTTTAGAGCCAGTGGAAATCGTATCCCGGTCGAGATCATTTTAGAAGCGCCTTCTAATTTAACCGAAGTTCTTCAGGAAAAATTCAAAGATAAGTCGTATTCTTTTAATCCGGATTACTCTTTCGATAATTTTATCGTAGGAAACACAAACCGTCTTGCTTTCAGTGCGGCCATGGAATGTGTAAAAAATCCTGCGGAGATCAATCCTCTTTACTTATTCGGAAAAGTGGGAGTCGGTAAAACTCATCTTCTTCATTCCATAGGCTCGGAAATTCTCAAAAAAGAACCTTGGAAAACAGTACATTACATAGATATAAAATCGTTTATGAGCGAGTTTTTGTTCGCTCTTCAGTCCAGAGATTCCATCGAATCTTTCAAAATTAAATACCAATCCTATAACTGCCTATTGATAGACGATATCCAACTTTTAAATACGGGAGCGGAGAAGACCCAAGAAGAGTTCTTTTCCATCTTCAACTTTCTTTTCGAGAGAAAAAGACAGATCGTGATCGCTTCCGATCGTCCTAGTTCGGAACTTCCGCTGCATGATCGATTGAAATCTAGATTTGTAACCGGAGTTCAGGCGGATATTCAACCTCCTGATAAGGAAATTCGAGTTGGTATCTTAGAAAAGAACTGCCAAATTTTGAATTTAGGCCTTTCTTCAGAGCATATCCACTTTATAGCCGATCTAATCGAAGACGATACACGTGCACTTTTAGGCGCTTTGAATGATCTTGCTCTTCATAAACGAGCATTCTCTCATTTATTCTTCACCACAGCGATGATAGAAGATATACTGAAGAATCGTATTTTCCGTAAAAAGAATTTCCAACTTAGTCAAGACAAGGTCATCGAGCATATTTCTTCTCTTTATAATTTGGATCCAAACGAGGTAATGGGAAAGAGTAGAAAACCGGAGTATGTGATCCCTAGACATCTTTGCATGTATGTATTACATAAGGGTTTCCGGCTGAACAAAAGTCAGGTTGGA is from Leptospira sp. WS58.C1 and encodes:
- the dnaA gene encoding chromosomal replication initiator protein DnaA — encoded protein: MDPSWKRVLEEVSKEIPPTYFDKFIYTLQLESLTDDRCILIAPSSNIKTHVEKKYQNHIEEAIFRASGNRIPVEIILEAPSNLTEVLQEKFKDKSYSFNPDYSFDNFIVGNTNRLAFSAAMECVKNPAEINPLYLFGKVGVGKTHLLHSIGSEILKKEPWKTVHYIDIKSFMSEFLFALQSRDSIESFKIKYQSYNCLLIDDIQLLNTGAEKTQEEFFSIFNFLFERKRQIVIASDRPSSELPLHDRLKSRFVTGVQADIQPPDKEIRVGILEKNCQILNLGLSSEHIHFIADLIEDDTRALLGALNDLALHKRAFSHLFFTTAMIEDILKNRIFRKKNFQLSQDKVIEHISSLYNLDPNEVMGKSRKPEYVIPRHLCMYVLHKGFRLNKSQVGRMFSAEHTTVIHAVRNIENKIKEDKEFSIKVEEVLNRFRFQ